In Erpetoichthys calabaricus chromosome 2, fErpCal1.3, whole genome shotgun sequence, a genomic segment contains:
- the LOC114646051 gene encoding aquaporin-10-like encodes MEKVFQVLRVKNQLFRECLAELLGDYVLIIFGCGAVAQVTTSYDTKGQFLSINLAFAIGITFGVHIAHGISGAHLNPAVSLAFCLIGRFQWSKLPFYVLSQIIGAYLGAATVFAQYYDAIMSYGGGNLTVTGPTATAYIFATYPAAYLTTANGFVDQVVGTGALLLCLMALVDTRNSPAPKGLEPALVGTIVLVIGIAMGSNCGYAINPARDLGPRLFTYTAGWGLDVFTAGNYWCWVPLVAPLVGAILGCIIYLLFIEIHHSRKEDEKQTNERGNTEYDIDLDEWKPNKRNLTTLTASDKVHIINNPFQEGQSENSDWKKSSCNEECIVNRF; translated from the exons atggagaaagtGTTCCAAGTCCTCAGGGTGAAGAACCAGCTTTTTAGGGAATGTCTTGCTGAACTTTTGGGTGATTACGTGCTGATA ATTTTTGGCTGTGGAGCAGTGGCTCAGGTCACCACAAGCTATGATACAAAGGGGCAGTTTCTTTCCATCAACCTGGCATTTGCTATTGGCATCACTTTTGGTGTTCACATTGCTCATGGAATTTCAG gTGCCCATTTGAACCCTGCAGTCTCTCTTGCTTTTTGTTTAATTGGTCGCTTCCAATGGAGCAAGCTTCCCTTCTACGTGTTATCTCAGATTATTGGTGCATACCTGGGTGCTGCCACTGTGTTTGCACAGTATTATG ATGCTATCATGAGTTATGGTGGTGGCAATCTGACTGTCACCGGCCCTACAGCAACAGCCTATATCTTTGCAACATACCCTGCAGCATACCTGACAACAGCAAATGGATTTGTAGACCAG gtgGTTGGCACTGGCGCTCTGCTTCTCTGTCTTATGGCTCTTGTCGACACTCGTAATTCACCTGCTCCAAAGGGACTGGAACCTGCATTAGTGGGAACAATTGTTCTTGTAATTGGAATTGCAATGGGTTCCAATTGCGGTTATGCTATCAATCCAGCCCGTGACCTGGGACCACGGCTCTTCACATATACAGCTGGCTGGGGTTTGGATGTTTTCAC GGCAGGAAATTACTGGTGTTGGGTGCCTCTGGTTGCTCCTTTGGTTGGTGCAATTTTGGGATGTATCATTTATCTGCTCTTCATTGAAATTCACCATTCAagaaaagaggatgaaaaacagacaaatgagAGAGGCAATACTGAATATGACATTGATCTGGATGAATGGAAGCCCAACAAAAGGAATCTAACAACACTTACAGCATCTGACAAAGTACACATCATCAACAACCCCTTTCAGGAAGGACAGTCAGAGAACTCTGATTGGAAGAAGTCATCGTGTAATGAAGAATGTATTGTCAATAGATTTTAA